One Deltaproteobacteria bacterium genomic window carries:
- the map gene encoding type I methionyl aminopeptidase yields the protein MSIQSPHDLDHLRRVGRIVAAVLEQLKSELRPGMSTADVDRRCAELLAARSARSAPRLFYDFPGSICISVNDEAVHGVPSDRVIRAGDLVKLDLVVEQDGYIADAAITVAVPPVSERHRALAKCARRAFERALEVIQAGRRIQDVSRAIESEVRRSGFSVIRELGGHGVGRAIHEEPTIPNYVETRDRRVLTDGLVIAVEPIIAAGAGTVFEADDGWTMKTTDGSFSAHYEHSLVVTRGRPILLTAI from the coding sequence ATGAGCATCCAATCGCCACACGACCTCGATCATCTCCGCCGCGTCGGCCGCATAGTCGCGGCGGTATTGGAGCAGCTCAAGAGCGAGCTGCGTCCGGGAATGAGCACGGCCGACGTCGACCGCCGTTGCGCCGAGTTGCTCGCCGCTCGAAGCGCGCGCTCGGCGCCGCGCCTCTTCTATGACTTTCCAGGATCGATCTGCATCAGCGTCAACGACGAAGCCGTCCACGGCGTGCCGAGTGATCGCGTCATTCGCGCCGGCGACCTCGTCAAGCTCGATCTCGTCGTCGAGCAAGACGGCTACATCGCCGACGCGGCCATCACCGTCGCCGTGCCGCCGGTGTCGGAACGGCATCGCGCGCTGGCGAAGTGCGCGCGGCGCGCCTTCGAACGCGCGCTCGAAGTGATCCAAGCCGGCCGCCGTATCCAAGACGTCAGCCGCGCCATCGAATCGGAGGTGCGGCGCAGCGGCTTCAGCGTCATCCGCGAACTTGGCGGCCACGGTGTCGGCCGCGCCATTCACGAAGAGCCGACGATCCCCAACTACGTCGAGACGCGTGATCGGCGCGTGCTCACCGACGGACTGGTGATCGCCGTCGAGCCGATCATCGCCGCGGGCGCGGGCACCGTCTTTGAAGCCGATGACGGCTGGACGATGAAGACCACCGACGGAA
- a CDS encoding N-acetyltransferase — MPSTIRLATVSDAAQIQAIYAPIVRDTAISFEIEVPSVEEMRQRIVKTLEHWPWLVCDRGGDVLGYVYASQHSVRAAYQWSADVTVYIHEHARRMGVGRALYTSLFRLLVVQGFYRAYAGITLPNAGSVGLHESLGFTPVGVYQHVGFKFGAWHDVGWWQSALQPLVSAPTPPVDLHAAQLLPTWGVAMRAGQRLLSDE; from the coding sequence ATGCCCTCCACCATCCGCCTCGCCACCGTTTCCGACGCGGCCCAGATCCAGGCGATCTACGCGCCGATCGTGCGCGACACGGCGATCTCCTTCGAAATCGAGGTACCGAGCGTGGAAGAGATGCGGCAGCGCATCGTGAAGACGCTCGAGCACTGGCCGTGGTTGGTATGTGATCGCGGTGGCGACGTGCTCGGCTACGTCTACGCCAGCCAACACAGCGTACGCGCCGCGTACCAGTGGTCGGCCGACGTCACCGTCTACATCCACGAGCACGCACGCCGCATGGGCGTCGGGCGGGCGCTGTACACGTCGCTGTTCCGGCTCCTGGTGGTGCAGGGCTTTTATCGTGCCTATGCCGGGATTACCTTGCCCAACGCGGGCAGCGTCGGCCTGCACGAGTCGCTCGGCTTCACTCCCGTCGGTGTCTATCAGCACGTCGGCTTCAAGTTCGGTGCGTGGCACGACGTCGGCTGGTGGCAATCGGCATTGCAGCCGCTGGTCAGCGCCCCGACCCCACCGGTCGACCTCCATGCCGCGCAACTCCTCCCCACATGGGGCGTCGCGATGCGCGCTGGACAACGACTGTTGTCCGACGAGTGA